The following proteins are co-located in the Peromyscus eremicus chromosome 13, PerEre_H2_v1, whole genome shotgun sequence genome:
- the Klhl30 gene encoding kelch-like protein 30 has protein sequence MVRNLDNLDFHLPSHAQDMLDGLQRLRSLPKLADVTLLVGDQELPCHRSLLALSSPYFHAMFAGDFAESFSARVELRDVEPAAVGQLVDFVYTGRLTITQTNVEALTRTASRLHFPTVQKVCGRYLQQQLDATNCLGICEFGEQQGLLGVAAKAWAFLRENFEAVAQEDEFLQLPRDRLATCLASDLLQVQPEQSRLEALLRWVRHDPQDRSAHLPELLSLVHLDAVPRPCVQQLLATEPLIQESEACQEALSQGHSALPGLPQTMQEVLVVVGGRALEEDEEGGEEPSPHTGNFAFYNTKARQWMALPDFPDYHKWGFSLAALNSDVYVTGGSRGTKTDTWSTTQAWCFPLKEAVWKPVAPMLKARTNHASTALNGEIYAIGGTALDAVEVERYDPYTDSWSPVSPALKYVSNFSAASCQGRLYLVGSSACKYNMLALQCYSPVTDAWSVIASPFLPKYLSSPRCAALNGALYLIGDNTKKVYVYDPGANLWQKVQSQHSLHENGALVSLGDALYVTGGRWQGMDGDYHVEMEAYDTVRDAWARHGSLPRLWLYHGASTIFLDVSKWTQPFSPSAAQEH, from the exons ATGGTGAGGAATCTAGACAACCTGGACTTCCATCTGCCTTCACATGCCCAAGACATGCTGGATGGCCTGCAGCGTCTGCGCTCCCTGCCCAAGCTGGCCGATGTCACCCTGCTGGTTGGTGACCAGGAGCTGCCCTGTCACCGCAGCCTTCTGGCTCTGAGCAGCCCCTATTTCCACGCCATGTTTGCCGGAGACTTTGCTGAGAGCTTCTCGGCCCGTGTGGAGCTGCGAGATGTAGAGCCTGCTGCGGTGGGTCAGCTGGTGGACTTTGTGTACACTGGCCGCCTGACCATCACTCAGACTAACGTGGAGGCACTGACCCGCACCGCATCGCGCCTCCACTTCCCCACTGTGCAGAAGGTCTGTGGCCGATACCTCCAGCAGCAGTTAGATGCCACCAACTGCCTGGGCATCTGCGAGTTTGGGGAGCAGCAGGGACTGTTAGGCGTGGCTGCCAAAGCCTGGGCCTTCCTGCGGGAGAACTTTGAGGCAGTGGCCCAAGAGGATGAGTTCTTGCAGCTGCCTAGAGACCGACTGGCCACCTGTCTGGCCAGTGACCTGCTGCAGGTGCAACCGGAGCAGAGTCGGCTCGAAGCCCTGCTGCGCTGGGTGCGCCATGACCCCCAGGACCGCTCTGCCCACCTGCCCGAGCTCCTCAGCCTGGTGCACCTGGATGCGGTGCCAAGGCCCTGTGTGCAACAGTTGCTGGCCACAGAGCCGCTGATCCAGGAGTCAGAGGCATGCCAGGAGGCCCTGTCCCAGGGCCACAGTGCG CTTCCTGGCCTCCCACAGACGATGCAGGAGGTGCTGGTGGTCGTGGGAGGGCGGGCGCTGGAGGAAGACGAGGAGGGTGGTGAAGAGCCCAGCCCCCACACTGGGAACTTTGCCTTCTACAACACCAAGGCCA GGCAGTGGATGGCACTCCCGGACTTCCCCGATTACCATAAGTGGGGCTTCTCTCTGGCAGCACTCAACAGTGATGTCTATGTCACAG gtGGTTCACGGGGCACCAAAACAGACACCTGGTCGACCACCCAAGCCTGGTGCTTCCCGCTGAAGGAAGCTGTCTGGAAGCCTGTGGCACCCATGCTGAAGGCCCGCACAAACCATGCCAGCACAGCACTGAATGGAGAGATCTACGCCATCGGTG GCACTGCCCTGGATGCCGTAGAGGTGGAGCGTTATGACCCCTACACAGACAGCTGGAGTCCTGTCAGCCCGGCCCTCAAGTATGTCAGCAACTTCTCGGCCGCTAGCTGCCAGGGCCGTCTCTACCTGGTGGGCTCCAGTGCCTGCAAGTACAACATGCTGGCTCTTCAGTGCTACAGCCCTGTGACAG ACGCCTGGAGTGTGATCGCCTCACCCTTCCTGCCCAAGTACCTGTCCTCCCCACGCTGTGCTGCTCTGAACGGAGCCCTGTATCTCATCGGCGACAACACGAAGAAGGTCTACGTGTATGACCCGGGGGCCAACCTGTGGCAGAAG GTGCAGTCTCAGCACAGCCTACACGAGAACGGTGCACTGGTGTCTCTGGGCGACGCGCTGTACGTGACAGGTGGCCGCTGGCAGGGCATGGATGGCGACTACCACGTGGAGATGGAGGCCTATGACACTGTGAGGGACGCCTGGGCCCGCCACGGCTCCCTACCCCGTCTCTGGCTCTACCATGGGGCCTCTACCATCTTTCTGGACGTCTCTAAGTGGACACAGCCCTTCAGCCCAAGTGCCGCTCAGgaacactag